The Acinetobacter chinensis genomic sequence GATCTGAATAATAATTTTAAGTCTTTATATTACTCAGATCAGTATTACGTAAAATGCCACTTTTCACAGGAAATGTTATAGAACAGCATCTTGTAAACAGACCTGCGGTATGTTCAATACTGGTCTTTCACAGAAAACTGTACTTCTTTTTCTTTCAGTGGATAATGCCGTTTATTGAAGACAGCTTCAATATCATTCATTTTTAACAACGCCGCATTTATACCAGCCTGAATGGTTGCTTCACGCCCTTTTACATCAAAAATATGTGCTTTTTCCCTTAAATCAGGCTGAATAACGATGTCCGCAGATTTCAGTTCTTCACGTGCCAGACGGTTCTGCATGATGTTGATGTTCTGATTAAATAATCCCCAGACATTGGTGGTTTCGGTATATACCGGCTGTGCCAGAATATCCACTGCAATCACAATATCCGCACCCAGTTCACGCGCGGTATCTACAGGTACAGGACTCACCAGTCCACCATCCACATACTCTGTTTCCCCAATCTGTGCGGGAACAAACATACTCGGAATAGAGACCGACGCACGAACCGCCTGTCCTGTATTACCATAGTTAAAAACCACTTTCCTGCCCTCCCGCAGCTCAGTGGCAACCACATACATCGGTATTTTTAAATGCTCAAGTGAAGTGTCTGCCACCTGATCATTGATATAGTCTTCAACTTTTTTACCATCAAAAAAACCTTTCATGCCCAGTTTAATGTCACGTACATCGCCTGCTTTCATTTTTAAAGCAATATCACGAAGTTCCACTGCATTTTTACCACTGGCATAAATTGAACCGACAATACTGCCTGCACTCGTACCCACAATAAAATCAGGGCGGATACCATATTCCTCAAGTACCTGTATAGCACCGATATGGGCGTAACCACGCGCACCGCCACTTCCGAGTACCAATGCAATGACCGGTCGATGCTGTTCAGTTTTTATCTTATTAAAATCAACTTTATTTATTCTTGCTTCTGCATCCATCTGACGATGAGGAACTTTATTTTCAGAAACCGATGGCTGCACTGTCACAGGTTGAACAGGCATGGCAAAAACCTGACTGCCTGTCAGGCACATTACACCCAGAGCATATTTTAAAAATTTCATATTCACCATCTACAAGCAGTCTGACCATCACCCGAAAACAGGCTATAGTCTAAGAATATTTAATTACATAAACCGTAATTTTTAGTAAAACTGTCATGTATTCCTGATATTTAATGTAAGGTCTTTTTCTAAAAATACAAGAATGAATCCGACACTTTCTTATTTTAAAATTTTTAAAATCTTTTTAAAAACAGGCTGTATTGCTTTTGGTGGACCCGCATCACACCTTGTCCTGTTCCATTTTATTTTTGTTCAGAAAGAAAAATACTTAAGTGCAGAAGAATACTCTCAGCTGGTCGCACTGTGTCAGGTTATTCCCGGTCCAACCAGCAGTCAGGTCGGTATGGCAATTGGATATCACTTCAAAGGCTATCTCGGGGCATTTTATGCATGGCTCGGTTTCAGCTTGCCTTCTGTTGTTCTGATGATCTGCATTGCCCTGTTAGGACAGCAATACTCTGCGCTGATCGGCTCTCAGGGATTTCATATTATTCAGCTGATTGTACTGGCAGTCATCGGATGGGCTTTCTGGCAGATGCTCAGAAGTCTGTGCAGCAGATTATGGCAATATATCCTGGTTGGTCTGTCAGTACTGTTTCTGTCTTTTGCACCGGTGAGTACAGGACAGATCAGTCTGATCATGATATCAGGGCTGATCGGTATTTTACTTTATAAACCCTACAAGAACAGCAACTCAGATACATACGCAGAAAATCCAGCGGATAAAACAGTGCATCGTCCTGTATTCAACAAGCGGAATATACGGTCTTCAGCCTTATGGCTGCTGATGTTTACAGCCCCCTTTTTACTTGCCCCGTGGCTGCATAATTCAGAGTCACGTGGCTTATATCACCTGTATGAAGCCGCTTCACTGGTATTTGGTGGTGGACATGTCGTGCTGCCTTTTCTGTATCAGGACTTCGTTCAGTCCAGCCTGATTCAGGCACAGCAGTTTGACCTGGGCTATGCTTTTGCTCAGTTGATGCCGGGACCTTTATTCAGTTTCTCTGCTTACCTGGGTGCATCCGTTCCTTTAGGTCCAACACCATTGGCAGGTGCTCTGCTGGCAGTGACTGCCATTTTCCTGCCTTCTTTTTTTCTGTTGTTTGCGACTTTGCCTCACTGGCAATGGTTGATGGCACAGCACCGCATTCAGGCTACCCTGATGGGAATCAATGCAGCGGTCTGTGGACTTTTACTTGCCATGATTGCTGAAATGTCCAGGCAACAGATCCACCAGATTTCAGACCTGTTTTTTGTACTGCTGGTGATGATCGCCTTAAGAAGTAAAGCTCCCGTGTGGCTGATTCTGCCAGGCAGTTTTTTCATTTATTTATGGCTGATCAACTTTCTATAGAGCTGAAAAAAGAAAAAAGCCAAATTCGGCTTTTTTCTTTTTCTTCAGGTTTTAAGCAACAAATTTCAGAATCATCTGAATCACTGTTGCGTTGATTAAATCTACAAAGAATGCACCACACAGCGGCACAATCAGAAATGCCTTATGTGATGGTCCATACATGTTGGTGATTGCCTGCATGTTGGCAACCGCTGTTGGCGTTGCACCCATACCGAAACCACAATGACCCGCTGAAAGTACCGCAGCATCGTAGTTTTTACCCATCACCCTGAATGTTACAAATGCAGCATACAGCGCCATTGTAATGGTCTGAGCCCCTAAAATTACAACCAGTGGACCTGCCAGGTCAGCCAGTTGCCATAATTTCAGCGAGAGTAATGCCATTGCCAGGTAAAGCGACAGTGACGCATTACCAAAGACATCGATTGCACGGTCAAAAATACTGACCTTAAATACACCTTCCAGAACATTACGTAAAATAACCCCACCGCCGAGTGTCCAGACAAATGTAGGAAGTTCAAACCAGGTTCCTTTACTGAAACCTGTCATAAACTCAGCAAAAGCAAGACAGGCTGCGAACATACCCAAAGTCGTAATCGCATTATCAGCTGTGATCAGACGAACCTGATGCGGATATTCAAAAGGAACAAATTCCTGCCCTTCCTGTTCAGCTGTATGCTGATTATGATCTTTATCCTGCAGATCAGCACGAGCTGTTGCAAGAGCGTACTTTTTAATCAGCAGACGTGCCAGTGGTC encodes the following:
- a CDS encoding patatin-like phospholipase family protein; translated protein: MVNMKFLKYALGVMCLTGSQVFAMPVQPVTVQPSVSENKVPHRQMDAEARINKVDFNKIKTEQHRPVIALVLGSGGARGYAHIGAIQVLEEYGIRPDFIVGTSAGSIVGSIYASGKNAVELRDIALKMKAGDVRDIKLGMKGFFDGKKVEDYINDQVADTSLEHLKIPMYVVATELREGRKVVFNYGNTGQAVRASVSIPSMFVPAQIGETEYVDGGLVSPVPVDTARELGADIVIAVDILAQPVYTETTNVWGLFNQNINIMQNRLAREELKSADIVIQPDLREKAHIFDVKGREATIQAGINAALLKMNDIEAVFNKRHYPLKEKEVQFSVKDQY
- the chrA gene encoding chromate efflux transporter: MNPTLSYFKIFKIFLKTGCIAFGGPASHLVLFHFIFVQKEKYLSAEEYSQLVALCQVIPGPTSSQVGMAIGYHFKGYLGAFYAWLGFSLPSVVLMICIALLGQQYSALIGSQGFHIIQLIVLAVIGWAFWQMLRSLCSRLWQYILVGLSVLFLSFAPVSTGQISLIMISGLIGILLYKPYKNSNSDTYAENPADKTVHRPVFNKRNIRSSALWLLMFTAPFLLAPWLHNSESRGLYHLYEAASLVFGGGHVVLPFLYQDFVQSSLIQAQQFDLGYAFAQLMPGPLFSFSAYLGASVPLGPTPLAGALLAVTAIFLPSFFLLFATLPHWQWLMAQHRIQATLMGINAAVCGLLLAMIAEMSRQQIHQISDLFFVLLVMIALRSKAPVWLILPGSFFIYLWLINFL
- the gltS gene encoding sodium/glutamate symporter; amino-acid sequence: MEFTFNAFYTLIAAVIVLLLGRFLVNNIEFLKKYNIPEPVAGGLVAAVISLLVHNLWGYSITTSSELQTSFMLIFFASIGLSANFAKLREGGIGLVIFLVCVASFIVVQNFVGMSLATLLGIDPLIGLIAGSITLTGGHGTAGAWGEILEVEHGIQGALALGMASATFGLIIGGLIGGPLARLLIKKYALATARADLQDKDHNQHTAEQEGQEFVPFEYPHQVRLITADNAITTLGMFAACLAFAEFMTGFSKGTWFELPTFVWTLGGGVILRNVLEGVFKVSIFDRAIDVFGNASLSLYLAMALLSLKLWQLADLAGPLVVILGAQTITMALYAAFVTFRVMGKNYDAAVLSAGHCGFGMGATPTAVANMQAITNMYGPSHKAFLIVPLCGAFFVDLINATVIQMILKFVA